In one window of Romboutsia hominis DNA:
- the lgt gene encoding prolipoprotein diacylglyceryl transferase — MQEVKNMDRVAFNIFGIDVMWYGILMATGMILGTIIALREAKRVGIKEDDVLDLAIVAIPTGLLCARLYYVIFNWEYYSQYPSQILNFRGGGMAIHGALIGGVLAGYIFTKIRKINFLKMADTVIIGMPLAQSIGRWGNFINGEAHGGPTTLPWGIMVDGVKVHPTFLYESIWDLGIFIFLWLFRKKKKYEGQIIVYYIILYSTGRFFIEGLRTDSLMLGPIRMAQAISLIGIIGGIICHIYLSKKSKKENTEE; from the coding sequence ATTCAAGAGGTGAAAAATATGGACAGAGTAGCATTTAACATATTTGGGATAGATGTTATGTGGTATGGGATACTAATGGCTACAGGAATGATTTTAGGAACTATAATAGCTTTAAGGGAAGCTAAAAGAGTTGGAATTAAAGAAGATGATGTACTAGATTTAGCCATAGTTGCTATACCAACAGGTTTATTATGTGCAAGGTTGTATTATGTAATATTTAATTGGGAATATTATTCTCAATATCCTTCTCAAATACTAAACTTTAGAGGTGGAGGAATGGCTATACATGGAGCCTTAATAGGTGGAGTATTAGCTGGGTACATATTTACAAAAATAAGAAAAATAAATTTCTTAAAAATGGCAGATACAGTTATAATAGGTATGCCTTTAGCTCAATCTATAGGTAGATGGGGCAATTTTATAAATGGAGAAGCTCATGGAGGACCAACAACGCTACCTTGGGGCATAATGGTAGATGGTGTAAAGGTTCATCCAACATTTTTATATGAATCTATTTGGGATTTAGGTATATTTATATTCCTATGGTTATTTAGAAAGAAAAAGAAATATGAAGGGCAAATAATAGTATATTATATTATATTATATTCAACAGGAAGATTCTTTATAGAAGGTCTTAGAACGGATAGTTTAATGCTAGGGCCTATAAGAATGGCCCAAGCTATTAGTTTAATAGGAATTATAGGTGGTATTATTTGTCATATATACTTATCAAAAAAATCAAAAAAAGAAAACACAGAAGAATAA
- a CDS encoding BCCT family transporter codes for MNNIYNKNKTNYVFLLSLILSISVVFSGIAFPDKFKEISNNMFNVIIQNFSWVYIITMLILVGFAIFLVCSKYGDIKLGKDNDKPEFSKLSWFSMLFGAGMGIGLIFFGTIEPMKHFIAPIGATPASNEAVTFAMQQSYIHWGLHPWAAYSIMGLALAYFQFRKDSPGLISSIFLPILGEDGVRGPIGKTIDILAVFTTVTGIATSLGMGTMQIAGGLEYVFNIENTLKLQIIIIAIATVLYILSSTSGLDKGIKILSNVNLSLAVFILVGAIIIGPKLEMIDNLRNGTQAYLTEFISQSIYMDPSKEWIGQWRVFYWALWIAWIPFVGVFIARISKGRTIREFIVGVTLAPALVCIVWFTVFGTLGIHLGPVFVQGATKVTELALFEVFSQYQFGGMLSIVAMVLLCTFFISSADSATYVLGMFTSNGDLNPKGSKKIAWGLIQALLAIALLLSGGLDTLQMVSIVSAFPFTIIVLLSIVSIIKALREEVKQENIYVVSKKSSLYKDRKSAKYNIEKINN; via the coding sequence TTGAACAACATATACAACAAAAATAAAACGAATTATGTATTTTTATTATCGTTGATACTGTCAATATCAGTAGTCTTTTCTGGTATAGCATTTCCAGATAAATTCAAAGAAATATCTAACAACATGTTTAATGTCATAATACAAAATTTCAGTTGGGTTTACATAATAACCATGTTAATATTAGTAGGTTTTGCAATATTTTTAGTTTGCAGCAAATACGGAGATATAAAACTTGGTAAAGATAATGATAAACCAGAGTTTAGTAAACTATCTTGGTTCTCTATGCTATTTGGAGCAGGAATGGGAATAGGATTAATATTTTTCGGTACAATAGAACCAATGAAACATTTTATAGCACCAATAGGGGCTACACCTGCTTCTAACGAGGCAGTAACATTTGCAATGCAACAGTCTTATATACACTGGGGACTTCATCCATGGGCAGCATATTCTATAATGGGACTAGCACTTGCATACTTCCAATTTAGAAAAGATTCACCAGGGCTTATAAGTAGCATATTCTTACCTATACTTGGAGAAGATGGAGTAAGAGGTCCAATAGGAAAAACAATAGATATACTAGCAGTATTTACAACAGTAACAGGTATAGCAACATCTTTAGGTATGGGAACTATGCAAATAGCAGGTGGACTTGAATATGTATTTAACATAGAAAACACTTTAAAGTTACAAATAATAATAATAGCTATAGCAACTGTTTTATATATATTAAGTTCAACTAGTGGGCTTGATAAAGGAATAAAGATATTATCTAATGTAAACTTAAGTTTAGCAGTATTTATATTAGTTGGAGCAATAATAATAGGACCTAAATTAGAGATGATAGATAATCTTCGAAATGGAACACAAGCATACTTAACAGAGTTTATATCTCAAAGTATATACATGGATCCAAGCAAAGAATGGATAGGTCAGTGGAGAGTATTTTACTGGGCGCTATGGATAGCTTGGATACCATTTGTTGGGGTATTCATAGCAAGAATATCAAAAGGTAGAACAATAAGAGAATTTATCGTAGGTGTAACTTTAGCACCAGCCCTAGTTTGTATAGTATGGTTTACAGTGTTTGGAACCTTAGGTATACACTTAGGCCCAGTGTTTGTACAAGGTGCAACAAAGGTCACGGAATTAGCCTTATTTGAAGTATTTTCTCAATATCAATTTGGAGGAATGCTATCAATAGTAGCTATGGTACTTTTATGTACATTCTTTATATCATCAGCAGATTCAGCAACATATGTATTAGGAATGTTTACATCAAATGGAGATTTAAATCCTAAAGGAAGTAAAAAGATAGCATGGGGATTAATACAAGCTCTTCTTGCAATAGCACTTTTACTTTCAGGAGGACTAGATACACTACAAATGGTGTCTATAGTATCAGCATTTCCATTCACTATAATAGTTTTATTAAGCATTGTATCTATTATTAAGGCTCTTAGGGAAGAAGTTAAACAAGAAAATATATATGTAGTAAGCAAAAAATCAAGCTTATATAAAGATAGAAAGTCAGCAAAATACAATATAGAAAAAATAAACAATTAA
- a CDS encoding TrkA C-terminal domain-containing protein, whose protein sequence is MEKKYSMPIYHKIALDIANKIHLGEIKEGSLLKGRSSLAATYNVSPETIRRAMKILEDLGVVSSVKGKGILVLSSDKALSFLNKNQNITNVSSYKSNLNKLLASKAQLENEILDNINKIIDYSSRLANINPLVPFEFEITKECRVIGMTSGETKFWQHTGATIVGVKRNGELMISPGPYIEFMENDILLVVGDSSIHHSVPSFLYEDNTKNDV, encoded by the coding sequence ATGGAAAAAAAATATTCAATGCCTATATATCATAAAATCGCTCTAGATATAGCTAATAAAATTCACCTTGGAGAAATTAAAGAAGGCAGTTTACTAAAGGGAAGATCTTCTCTTGCTGCTACCTATAATGTTTCTCCTGAGACAATTAGAAGAGCTATGAAAATACTAGAAGATTTAGGCGTAGTTTCTAGCGTTAAAGGAAAAGGTATTTTAGTTTTATCATCGGATAAAGCACTTTCTTTTCTAAATAAGAACCAAAATATTACAAATGTATCATCATACAAATCTAATTTAAATAAACTTTTAGCATCAAAAGCTCAGTTAGAAAATGAAATACTTGATAATATAAATAAAATAATAGACTACTCTAGTAGGCTAGCCAATATAAACCCTTTAGTTCCTTTTGAATTTGAGATAACTAAAGAATGTAGAGTTATAGGTATGACTTCTGGAGAAACTAAGTTTTGGCAGCATACTGGCGCTACAATAGTTGGTGTTAAAAGGAATGGAGAGCTTATGATTTCACCTGGACCCTACATAGAATTTATGGAAAATGATATATTATTAGTTGTTGGGGATAGCAGTATCCACCATTCAGTTCCTTCATTTTTATATGAGGATAACACTAAAAATGATGTTTAA